A window of the Phaseolus vulgaris cultivar G19833 chromosome 5, P. vulgaris v2.0, whole genome shotgun sequence genome harbors these coding sequences:
- the LOC137834978 gene encoding extensin, with translation MVMETRRVRKCVMILLLYLTFSAISLTQCDADRSIMRVLRGPKDKRNSTNKNPKKLKTVKHLDENPTIFSSNVEPYSLSSPFSLPPYDSLAPIPLPENSPPFCVFPPPGTPSTTMPTPTGFQPTIPSPPDFYTSPVLPTQNPPPNPLIITPGPPDSFPTPTPEIIPGPPTITPGSPEPVLNPPIIIPSPPDSSMSPPDSSMGPPYFEPSPPYFEPTPPFIIPSPTGGISPGPPTIIPSPTEGTLPSPPSTVPSPSEGTIPSPGVFQPPVVFPPPSVPPPPNYAPRTTLWCVAKPSVPDPIIQEAMNYACWSGADCTSIQPNGPCYQPDTVYAHASYAFNSYWQRTKGAGGNCEFGGTAMLVAVDPSFDGCHFIYN, from the exons ATGGTCATGGAAACAAGAAGAGTGAGAAAGTGTGTTATGATACTTCTCCTCTACCTCACTTTCTCTGCCATTTCTCTCACTCAATGTG ATGCAGATAGATCAATAATGAGGGTATTGAGAGGCCCTAAAGATAAAAGAAATTCAACCAACAAAAACCCAAAGAAGTTGAAAACAGTTAAGCATTTAGATGAGAATCCAACCATTTTCTCATCAAATGTAGAACCCTATAGTCTTAGCTCCCCATTCTCTTTGCCCCCTTATGACTCACTGGCTCCAATCCCACTCCCAGAAAACAGCCCTCCATTTTGTGTGTTCCCACCACCAGGTACTCCTTCCACCACCATGCCTACCCCCACAGGCTTTCAACCCACAATACCATCACCACCTGACTTTTACACCTCACCGGTTCTCCCAACCCAAAACCCACCTCCAAACCCCTTAATCATAACACCAGGCCCACCAGATTCTTTCCCCACACCAACCCCAGAAATTATTCCTGGCCCACCCACTATCACGCCCGGCTCGCCTGAGCCCGTGCTCAATCCTCCCATCATTATCCCAAGCCCACCTGACTCCTCAATGAGCCCACCTGACTCCTCAATGGGCCCACCTTACTTTGAGCCCAGTCCACCCTACTTTGAGCCCACCCCACCTTTCATAATCCCTTCCCCCACAGGTGGCATTAGCCCAGGCCCACCAACCATAATCCCTTCCCCCACAGAAGGCACTCTCCCAAGCCCACCAAGCACTGTGCCATCCCCCAGTGAAGGCACCATCCCTAGCCCAGGTGTGTTTCAGCCACCTGTGGTGTTCCCTCCACCAAGTGTGCCACCACCACCCAACTATGCCCCAAGGACCACCTTGTGGTGTGTGGCTAAGCCCTCAGTCCCAGACCCAATCATCCAAGAGGCCATGAACTATGCTTGCTGGTCAGGAGCAGATTGCACCTCAATTCAGCCCAATGGGCCCTGCTATCAGCCCGACACTGTCTATGCACATGCTTCATATGCTTTCAATAGTTATTGGCAAAGAACTAAAGGTGCTGGAGGCAATTGCGAGTTTGGAGGAACAGCCATGCTAGTTGCTGTTGACCCTA GCTTCGATGGGTGTCACTTCATCTACAACTGA